A genomic window from Megalobrama amblycephala isolate DHTTF-2021 linkage group LG2, ASM1881202v1, whole genome shotgun sequence includes:
- the LOC125262893 gene encoding uncharacterized protein LOC125262893 isoform X1, with the protein MQKCFKRFVNSVIIYSPSHCSDLLVTFFLFQCLFLNYCGWMLLCSAFAFVNAANHTTALFVNHGHSAKISCNYRRTNDTEIMTVKLQTLNHTLCSYLHVDSWKKQDCKDHIRLILINKTMEISFELLNLRIQDAGTYTCTVKRIAKPPEEDLGIERVQVIVRPILSLSCVKSPDGSPMILCSVGFYHNSLEQLWIRDGDVLNSSYSNKSFNGSFNQKSYLILPPQTFADTIYSCWVNHSSLNKPLVANLSSSVCYERGDLTVALAVAFVISAVLTVFLIIVVV; encoded by the exons ATGCAAAAATGCTTCAAAAGGtttgtaaattctgtcatcatttactcaccctcacattGTTCCGACCTGCttgtgactttctttctttttcagtgtttatttttgaaCTATTGTGGGTGGATGCTTCTGTGTTCAGCTTTCG CTTTTGTCAATGCGGCAAATCACACTACAGCCTTATTTGTCAATCATGGACATTCTGCCAAAATTAGCTGCAACTACAGACGAACAAATGACACAGAAATCATGACAGTGAAGCTTCAAACATTAAATCATACACTGTGTTCGTATTTACATGTGGATTCATGGAAAAAACAAGATTGTAAAGATCACATAAGATTGATACTTATTAATAAGACTATGGAAATATCATTTGAGCTATTAAATCTGCGAATTCAGGATGCCGGCACATACACCTGTACTGTGAAGAGGATTGCAAAACCACCTGAAGAGGATCTGGGAATAGAAAGAGTTCAAGTTATTG TACGTCCCATCTTGTCCCTATCCTGTGTGAAGAGCCCTGATGgatctcccatgattctgtgCTCTGTGGGATTTTACCACAATTCTCTTGAACAGCTGTGGATCAGAGATGGAGACGTCCTCAACAGTTCATACTCAAACAAATCATTCAATGGATCCTTCAATCAGAAATCATACCTTATACTGCCGCCACAAACCTTCGCTGACACAATCTACTCCTGCTGGGTAAACCACTCGTCATTAAACAAACCACTTGTGGCCAATTTATCAAGCTCTGTCTGCTATGAAAGAGGAG ATTTAACTGTGGCTCTGGCAGTGGCTTTTGTCATCTCTGCAGTGTTGACTGTCTTTTTGATCATCGTAGTCGTGTAG
- the LOC125262893 gene encoding uncharacterized protein LOC125262893 isoform X3 encodes MCLFLNYCGWMLLCSAFAFVNAANHTTALFVNHGHSAKISCNYRRTNDTEIMTVKLQTLNHTLCSYLHVDSWKKQDCKDHIRLILINKTMEISFELLNLRIQDAGTYTCTVKRIAKPPEEDLGIERVQVIVRPILSLSCVKSPDGSPMILCSVGFYHNSLEQLWIRDGDVLNSSYSNKSFNGSFNQKSYLILPPQTFADTIYSCWVNHSSLNKPLVANLSSSVCYERGDLTVALAVAFVISAVLTVFLIIVVV; translated from the exons ATG tgtttatttttgaaCTATTGTGGGTGGATGCTTCTGTGTTCAGCTTTCG CTTTTGTCAATGCGGCAAATCACACTACAGCCTTATTTGTCAATCATGGACATTCTGCCAAAATTAGCTGCAACTACAGACGAACAAATGACACAGAAATCATGACAGTGAAGCTTCAAACATTAAATCATACACTGTGTTCGTATTTACATGTGGATTCATGGAAAAAACAAGATTGTAAAGATCACATAAGATTGATACTTATTAATAAGACTATGGAAATATCATTTGAGCTATTAAATCTGCGAATTCAGGATGCCGGCACATACACCTGTACTGTGAAGAGGATTGCAAAACCACCTGAAGAGGATCTGGGAATAGAAAGAGTTCAAGTTATTG TACGTCCCATCTTGTCCCTATCCTGTGTGAAGAGCCCTGATGgatctcccatgattctgtgCTCTGTGGGATTTTACCACAATTCTCTTGAACAGCTGTGGATCAGAGATGGAGACGTCCTCAACAGTTCATACTCAAACAAATCATTCAATGGATCCTTCAATCAGAAATCATACCTTATACTGCCGCCACAAACCTTCGCTGACACAATCTACTCCTGCTGGGTAAACCACTCGTCATTAAACAAACCACTTGTGGCCAATTTATCAAGCTCTGTCTGCTATGAAAGAGGAG ATTTAACTGTGGCTCTGGCAGTGGCTTTTGTCATCTCTGCAGTGTTGACTGTCTTTTTGATCATCGTAGTCGTGTAG
- the LOC125262717 gene encoding uncharacterized protein LOC125262717, translating to MTDPNIPLNSAEPQMQSEETQCTDLSEQQESVQLRRSQRVKTLTEKGREMQDERIKGLQQRFNYNYEKWRTRAKASKLPLSQTEPLNKDILEDIIGDVRGLCADVTKVYEELRKLTPPDQESRRRVDLCVEISGFLVNKATSRLEGKEEQDWPETGSLFQTVSNKSSSFNTTKNSSEHSHRSSIKRQEAAAEAAASQAVLKILEEQETEQQEIERLEAEVRKKAVEQETLIRQKRLERETEEIRLRMQREADEAKFKAQQEAEYAALQRTLDEKKRKVLHLEKVKDLKAAQAKMQVYDQMSAVEAQKIDVTKINNEMKVAEHVSFPSLLKQVIPQAAVTPTSDGTSDLVKVLASALSASRIPVPEPTVFSGDSLSYSDWKLSFQTLIDQKNIPDKEKIFYLRRYVNGPAKRAVEGYFLLGTESAYAAAWKILDERYGNPFTIAKAFRDKLHAWPKITSRDSFELRDFADFLRSCEAATAHIKSLEILNDCNENQKILSKLPDWLAASWNRKVIEIEEQTNQFPTFSQFVEFLSREAKIACNPVTSLQSLKQCEPNKSDKPKLTKQKEIGVKTLMTTSQEKIQLVCVFCKKPKHSLHKCRSFLEKAVSDRVSFIKSERLCFGCLKPGHHSKSCTNRNICERCSKGHPTCLHEDRVKDKGEQRQPIANLNPSNDRSSQSDRVQEQVTAMATTNRVASQENNTQTAAIIPVWLSSSTKHKEVLVYALLDSQSDTTFVLSEVAKLLETNQEPVKLELSTMSSQTTVVQSDRLQNLQVRGLYSSKRITLPPTYTREFIPANKAHIPTNETAKAWPHLEHLQSEIAPLQDCEVGLLIGYNCSQALLPREIVSGKEGEPYAQRTDLGWSIVGQTNHCLNYGDAIGISHRIIVKKVIPELKPSLKLQNKVHYVNRTTVKDITPSDIIKALEGDFSERAIEGNPVSQEDLKFLTKLKENITQNESGHYEMPLPFRDERPTLPDNRICAMHRLKCLERRLKKDKSYYNDYTNFMDDIISRGDAERVPDKELNNTPAWYIPHHGVYHPHKPGRIRVVFDASAKYQDTSLNDHLLTGPDLTNALVGVLCRFRRSSVAFMCDIERMFHQFHVTKEDQDYLRFLWWEKGDLEASPSVYRMKVHLFGAASSPGCANFGLKHLAAQGQGQFKENTIHFIQRNFYVDDGLASVPTEREAIQLIKDSRELCSKGKLRLHKFVCNSERVMSTIPEEECATVKDLDLSLSLPRIERALGVEWCVTSDTFKFRVQVKLNPLTRRGLLSTVASIYDPLGFIAPFVLLGKQILQQMCKDKVGWDHELPEHLKPQWESWIKDLPSLANMQIQRCFIPTDFGQVKSYELHHFADASVNGYGACTYLRAINQSDQVHCCLVMAKSRVTPTSVTTIPRLELSAAVVSVRVSDLLRTELEIPYVTEFFWTDSTVVLGYINNDAKRFQVFVANRIQRIKSSTKPEQWAYVASEQNPADYVSRGLTAEQLKSSEWFEGPAFLWEKNIPDRDVKVGEIRENDPELRKASVYTINAKEEQTIFSRFEKFSEWSRLIRAFAILRRRVKEHKGDIQRIKESTTLEERKQTELFIIKIVQEKAFAEEIKSLKSKKIVSKTTNHNLYKLSPFLDEKGILRVGGRLGQAVLHPHVKHPAILPKDSHISTLLIRHFHTKVQHQGRGMTMNELRANGWWILGSSRAVSSYIFKCVRCRKYRRKTEHQSMGDLPVERTESTPPFTYVGMDCFGPIYVKDGRKELKRYGLILTCLCSRAIHIEVVDDLSTDAFLNALRAFIAIRGNVRQLRCDRGTNFIGAQRELADLMKEMNQEKVKALGCEFLMIPPSASHMGGIWERQIRTIRSVLSAILDQSAKRLDSTSLRTLLYEVMAIVNSRPLSIEHLSDPTGPEPLTPNHILTMKSTIVQPPPGEFMKEDLYLQKRWRRVQYLANEFWIRWRKEYLLNLQPRQKWNVHRRNLKINDVVLLQDDMAPRNEWKLAKVTDVYPGTDNKVRKVRLLVSERTYDKHSKLVTKTVSLERPIHKVIVLLEAD from the coding sequence ATGACTGATCCAAATATACCACTAAATAGTGCAGAACCCCAGATGCAGTCTGAAGAAACCCAATGTACTGATCTTAGTGAGCAGCAAGAATCAGTACAACTTAGAAGAAGTCAGAGAGTGAAAACACTCACAGAAAAGGGAAGAGAAATGCAGGATGAGAGGATTAAAGGACTCCAGCAAAGATTTAACTACAACTATGAAAAGTGGAGAACACGTGCAAAAGCATCCAAGTTACCCCTCTCTCAAACAGAACCCTTGAATAAAGACATACTTGAAGATATTATTGGTGATGTTAGAGGTCTTTGTGCAGATGTCACAAAAGTTTATGAAGAGTTACGTAAGCTCACCCCACCGGATCAGGAGTCACGTCGCAGAGTTGATCTGTGTGTGGAGATCTCAGGTTTCCTCGTGAATAAAGCAACCAGCCGATTGGAAGGAAAAGAGGAACAAGATTGGCCGGAAACAGGCTCCCTCTTTCAAACTGTAAGCAATAAGTCAAGCTCCTTCAACACCACTAAGAACTCATCTGAGCATTCACATAGATCCTCTATAAAACGTCAAGAAGCcgcagcagaagcagcagcgAGTCAAGCtgttctcaaaatattagaagaACAAGAAACGGAACAGCAAGAGATAGAAAGACTAGAAGCTGAAGTCAGGAAAAAAGCAGTAGAACAAGAAACATTGATTAGACAAAAGCGCttagaaagagagacagaagaAATTAGATTAAGAATGCAGAGAGAAGCAGACGAAGCAAAGTTTAAGGCTCAACAAGAAGCAGAGTATGCAGCTCTGCAGAGAACACttgatgaaaagaaaagaaaagtactGCACCTGGAAAAGGTCAAAGATCTAAAGGCAGCACAAGCAAAGATGCAGGTTTATGACCAAATGAGTGCAGTAGAAGCGCAAAAGATCGAtgtaacaaagattaacaacgAAATGAAAGTCGCTGAACATGTAAGCTTCCCATCTCTGCTTAAACAAGTCATACCCCAAGCTGCAGTCACTCCTACAAGTGATGGTACATCAGATCTTGTTAAAGTGCTAGCAAGTGCATTAAGTGCTAGCCGTATCCCTGTTCCGGAACCTACTGTGTTTTCTGGGGATTCCTTAAGTTACAGTGACTGGAAGCTGTCATTTCAAACGCTGATAGACCAAAAAAATATCCCAGACAAGGAGAAAATATTCTACCTTCGGAGATATGTGAATGGACCGGCTAAGAGAGCGGTTGAAGGATATTTCCTGCTTGGAACTGAATCTGCATATGCTGCTGCCTGGAAGATTCTGGATGAAAGATATGGAAATCCATTCACAATCGCGAAAGCCTTTAGAGACAAACTGCATGCATGGCCCAAAATTACTTCAAGAGACAGTTTCGAACTAAGAGACTTTGCAGATTTCTTGCGCAGTTGTGAAGCTGCTACAGCTCACATCAAGTCATTAGAGATCTTGAATGACTGCAATGAGAACCAAAAGATACTTTCCAAACTTCCAGACTGGCTTGCTGCTAGTTGGAACCGCAAAGTTATTGAAATTGAAGAACAAACAAATCAGTTTCCCACTTTCAGCCAGTTTGTTGAGTTTTTATCGAGAGAAGCCAAGATAGCCTGTAATCCTGTTACATCTTTACAGTCACTTAAACAATGTGAGCCTAACAAATCAGACAAACCGAAGCTTACAAAACAGAAAGAAATTGGAGTTAAAACCCTGATGACAACTTCACAAGAAAAGATACAACTGGTATGTGTATTCTGTAAGAAACCTAAGCACAGTTTACACAAATGCAGAAGTTTTCTGGAAAAGGCTGTGTCAGACAGAGTCAGCTTTATTAAGTCAGAAAGGCTATGTTTTGGTTGTCTCAAACCAGGCCATCATTCGAAGAGCTGTACCAACCGCAATATTTGTGAAAGGTGCAGTAAAGGGCATCCGACTTGTCTTCATGAAGATAGAGTTAAGGACAAAGGAGAACAAAGGCAACCAATAGCTAATCTAAATCCAAGCAACGATAGGTCAAGTCAAAGCGACCGAGTTCAAGAACAAGTTACAGCCATGGCTACGACTAACCGAGTTGCAAGTCAAGAAAATAACACACAGACAGCTGCAATCATTCCTGTGTGGCTTTCATCTTCCACAAAACACAAAGAAGTTCTTGTGTATGCCTTACTGGATTCGCAAAGCGATACAACCTTTGTTCTCAGTgaagttgcaaagttactagAGACAAACCAAGAACCTGTTAAATTAGAACTGTCTACTATGTCTTCCCAGACTACAGTTGTTCAGTCCGACAGACTTCAAAATCTTCAAGTTCGTGGCCTTTACTCAAGTAAAAGAATCACTTTACCTCCTACATACACACGAGAATTCATTCCAGCTAACAAAGCTCACATTCCAACTAATGAAACAGCCAAAGCTTGGCCACATCTGGAACACCTTCAATCAGAAATCGCACCTTTGCAAGATTGCGAGGTAGGATTGTTGATCGGATACAACTGCTCACAAGCTCTTCTGCCGAGAGAGATTGTGTCAGGCAAGGAAGGCGAGCCATACGCTCAACGCACCGATCTTGGTTGGAGTATAGTTGGACAAACCAATCACTGCCTGAACTATGGAGATGCAATTGGAATTAGTCATCGCATTATTGTCAAGAAAGTCATCCCAGAGCTTAAGCCTTCTCTAAAGCTTCAGAACAAAGTCCACTATGTCAATAGGACAACAGTAAAGGACATCACCCCTTCGGACATTATCAAAGCACTTGAAGGAGACTTCTCTGAAAGAGCCATTGAGGGCAACCCTGTATCACAAGAAGATTTAAAGTTTCTCACAAAACTCAAAGAAAACATCACACAAAATGAGAGCGGCCACTATGAGATGCCACTACCGTTTCGTGACGAAAGACCCACATTACCAGACAATAGAATATGTGCAATGCATCGCCTAAAGTGTCTTGAAAGGAGATTAAAGAAAGACAaatcatattacaatgattacACAAACTTCATGGATGACATCATCTCAAGAGGAGATGCTGAAAGAGTCCCTGACAAAGAGTTGAATAACACTCCTGCATGGTATATCCCACATCATGGGGTTTATCACCCACACAAACCCGGAAGAATCAGAGTAGTATTTGATGCCTCGGCCAAGTACCAGGATACTTCTCTCAATGACCACCTCTTAACTGGTCCTGACCTGACAAACGCATTGGTTGGTGTTCTTTGTCGTTTCCGCAGAAGTTCTGTCGCATTCATGTGTGATATAGAGCGGATGTTTCACCAGTTCCATGTCACAAAAGAAGACCAGGATTACTTAAGGTTTCTTTGGTGGGAGAAGGGAGATTTGGAAGCATCACCATCAGTTTACCGTATGAAGGTCCATCTTTTTGGAGCAGCGTCTTCTCCAGGCTGTGCCAACTTTGGCCTGAAACACCTTGCTGCCCAAGGACAAGGTCAATTCAAAGAAAACACCATACACTTTATACAGAGAAACTTTTATGTTGATGACGGTTTGGCAAGCGTTCCTACTGAAAGGGAAGCCATTCAGCTCATCAAAGACTCAAGAGAGCTCTGTTCCAAAGGAAAGTTAAGACTCCACAAATTTGTGTGTAACAGTGAGAGAGTTATGTCCACTATTCCAGAAGAAGAGTGTGCCACAGTGAAAGACCTTGACTTGTCTTTAAGTTTACCACGCATTGAAAGAGCTCTTGGAGTTGAATGGTGCGtcacttcagacacattcaaaTTCAGAGTTCAAGTCAAGTTGAACCCCCTTACAAGAAGAGGTTTACTTTCTACTGTCGCCTCCATTTACGATCCCCTGGGGTTTATTGCACCGTTCGTCCTCTTGGGAAAGCAGATTCTTCAGCAAATGTGCAAGGATAAGGTTGGGTGGGACCACGAGCTTCCAGAGCACTTAAAACCCCAGTGGGAATCCTGGATTAAAGACCTTCCAAGTTTAGCTAACATGCAGATTCAAAGATGTTTCATTCCTACAGATTTCGGTCAGGTTAAAAGCTACGAGCTTCATCACTTCGCAGACGCCAGTGTCAATGGATATGGTGCTTGTACTTACCTGCGAGCCattaaccaatcagatcaaGTCCATTGTTGCTTGGTAATGGCCAAGTCAAGAGTCACACCTACTAGTGTCACAACTATCCCTCGACTCGAACTCTCAGCAGCAGTTGTTTCAGTTAGAGTCAGTGATCTACTCAGGACAGAACTTGAAATCCCATACGTTACTGAGTTTTTCTGGACCGACTCCACCGTTGTTCTCGGCTACATAAATAATGATGCCAAAAGGTTTCAAGTCTTCGTAGCGAATCGGATACAAAGGATCAAGTCAAGCACAAAGCCAGAACAATGGGCGTATGTCGCATCAGAGCAGAACCCTGCAGATTACGTTTCTCGAGGCTTAACCGCAGAACAACTGAAGTCCTCTGAATGGTTTGAGGGGCCAGCATTTCTCTGGGAGAAGAACATTCCTGATAGAGATGTTAAGGTGGGAGAGATCAGGGAAAATGATCCAGAACTTCGCAAAGCCTCTGTGTATACCATCAATGCAAAGGAAGAGCAAACCATTTTCAGCAGATTTGAGAAGTTTTCAGAATGGTCCAGATTGATAAGAGCATTTGCAATCTTGAGAAGAAGGGTCAAGGAACACAAGGGTGATATACAAAGGATCAAAGAAAGTACAACTTtggaagaaagaaaacaaacagaactGTTTATCATCAAAATTGTTCAAGAGAAAGCTTTCGCAGAAGAGATAAAGAGTCTAAAATCAAAGAAAATAGTCTCCAAGACCACAAATCATAATCTGTACAAACTAAGTCCGTTTCTGGACGAAAAAGGAATCCTCAGAGTGGGTGGACGTTTGGGTCAAGCTGTACTACACCCGCATGTAAAACATCCAGCCATACTTCCCAAGGACAGTCATATTTCAACTTTGCTGATCAGACATTTTCACACGAAGGTTCAACATCAAGGTCGTGGAATGACTATGAATGAGTTGCGTGCAAATGGTTGGTGGATTCTTGGGAGCAGCCGTGCAGTTTCATCATACATCTTCAAATGTGTCAGATGTCGCAAATACAGAAGGAAAACGGAGCATCAAAGTATGGGAGATTTGCCAGTAGAACGAACTGAGTCTACCCCGCCTTTCACTTATGTTGGGATGGATTGCTTTGGACCAATATACGTCAAAGATGGACGAAAGGAGCTCAAGAGATATGGACTCATACTAACCTGTCTATGTTCACGAGCCATACATATTGAAGTAGTAGACGACCTGAGTACAGACGCATTTCTAAATGCTCTGCGAGCATTTATTGCAATAAGAGGAAATGTGCGTCAACTGAGATGTGATAGAGGAACCAATTTCATTGGGGCCCAGAGAGAACTCGCAGATCTCATGAAAGAAATGAATCAGGAGAAGGTAAAAGCGCTTGGATGTGAATTTCTCATGATTCCCCCTTCGGCAAGCCATATGGGTGGAATATGGGAAAGACAGATCAGGACCATCCGTAGTGTTCTTTCAGCCATCCTTGACCAGTCAGCAAAGAGACTCGACAGTACATCCTTGAGAACCTTGTTGTATGAGGTCATGGCGATTGTCAACAGTAGGCCACTTTCCATCGAGCATTTAAGTGATCCAACAGGTCCTGAGCCATTAACGCCCAATCACATCCTCACTATGAAGTCAACCATTGTTCAACCTCCTCCAGGAGAGTTTATGAAAGAAGATTTGTATCTTCAAAAAAGATGGAGAAGAGTACAATATTTAGCCAATGAGTTTTGGATTCGTTGGAGGAAAGAATATTTGCTCAACTTGCAACCAAGACAGAAGTGGAATGTACACAGAAGGAATCTGAAGATAAATGATGTAGTGCTTCTACAAGATGACATGGCACCACGTAATGAATGGAAGCTTGCCAAAGTCACTGATGTCTATCCAGGAACTGATAACAAAGTGAGAAAGGTTCGACTTTTGGTTAGTGAAAGGACATATGACAAGCATAGTAAACTTGTGACTAAGACAGTCTCATTAGAACGACCTATTCATAAGGTTATTGTTTTGCTAGAAGCAGACTAA
- the LOC125262893 gene encoding uncharacterized protein LOC125262893 isoform X2: MVFISLHAKMLQKCLFLNYCGWMLLCSAFAFVNAANHTTALFVNHGHSAKISCNYRRTNDTEIMTVKLQTLNHTLCSYLHVDSWKKQDCKDHIRLILINKTMEISFELLNLRIQDAGTYTCTVKRIAKPPEEDLGIERVQVIVRPILSLSCVKSPDGSPMILCSVGFYHNSLEQLWIRDGDVLNSSYSNKSFNGSFNQKSYLILPPQTFADTIYSCWVNHSSLNKPLVANLSSSVCYERGDLTVALAVAFVISAVLTVFLIIVVV; the protein is encoded by the exons ATG GTATTCATATCACTACATGCAAAAATGCTTCAAAAG tgtttatttttgaaCTATTGTGGGTGGATGCTTCTGTGTTCAGCTTTCG CTTTTGTCAATGCGGCAAATCACACTACAGCCTTATTTGTCAATCATGGACATTCTGCCAAAATTAGCTGCAACTACAGACGAACAAATGACACAGAAATCATGACAGTGAAGCTTCAAACATTAAATCATACACTGTGTTCGTATTTACATGTGGATTCATGGAAAAAACAAGATTGTAAAGATCACATAAGATTGATACTTATTAATAAGACTATGGAAATATCATTTGAGCTATTAAATCTGCGAATTCAGGATGCCGGCACATACACCTGTACTGTGAAGAGGATTGCAAAACCACCTGAAGAGGATCTGGGAATAGAAAGAGTTCAAGTTATTG TACGTCCCATCTTGTCCCTATCCTGTGTGAAGAGCCCTGATGgatctcccatgattctgtgCTCTGTGGGATTTTACCACAATTCTCTTGAACAGCTGTGGATCAGAGATGGAGACGTCCTCAACAGTTCATACTCAAACAAATCATTCAATGGATCCTTCAATCAGAAATCATACCTTATACTGCCGCCACAAACCTTCGCTGACACAATCTACTCCTGCTGGGTAAACCACTCGTCATTAAACAAACCACTTGTGGCCAATTTATCAAGCTCTGTCTGCTATGAAAGAGGAG ATTTAACTGTGGCTCTGGCAGTGGCTTTTGTCATCTCTGCAGTGTTGACTGTCTTTTTGATCATCGTAGTCGTGTAG
- the LOC125262893 gene encoding uncharacterized protein LOC125262893 isoform X4, which yields MDAGTYTCTVKRIAKPPEEDLGIERVQVIVRPILSLSCVKSPDGSPMILCSVGFYHNSLEQLWIRDGDVLNSSYSNKSFNGSFNQKSYLILPPQTFADTIYSCWVNHSSLNKPLVANLSSSVCYERGDLTVALAVAFVISAVLTVFLIIVVV from the exons ATG GATGCCGGCACATACACCTGTACTGTGAAGAGGATTGCAAAACCACCTGAAGAGGATCTGGGAATAGAAAGAGTTCAAGTTATTG TACGTCCCATCTTGTCCCTATCCTGTGTGAAGAGCCCTGATGgatctcccatgattctgtgCTCTGTGGGATTTTACCACAATTCTCTTGAACAGCTGTGGATCAGAGATGGAGACGTCCTCAACAGTTCATACTCAAACAAATCATTCAATGGATCCTTCAATCAGAAATCATACCTTATACTGCCGCCACAAACCTTCGCTGACACAATCTACTCCTGCTGGGTAAACCACTCGTCATTAAACAAACCACTTGTGGCCAATTTATCAAGCTCTGTCTGCTATGAAAGAGGAG ATTTAACTGTGGCTCTGGCAGTGGCTTTTGTCATCTCTGCAGTGTTGACTGTCTTTTTGATCATCGTAGTCGTGTAG